The following proteins come from a genomic window of Acidimicrobiales bacterium:
- a CDS encoding HAD-IA family hydrolase, protein MSGTCITAVLFDFGGVILSSPFEAFAHHEREHGLPEGFIRRLNATNPDANAWALLERSEVDLDGFAELFEAEAATAGHRIDARAILGLLGGEVRPEMVEALRRIRAAGLPLALLTNNFVSGPGGATAGSRPDIAEALALFDHVIESSVAGVRKPDPAAYDLVLDRLDVPAHEVVFLDDLGVNLKPARALGMTTIKVLDADQALTELEAVLGFPLR, encoded by the coding sequence GTGAGCGGTACCTGCATCACCGCTGTGCTGTTCGACTTCGGTGGGGTCATCCTCTCGAGCCCCTTCGAGGCCTTTGCCCACCACGAGCGCGAGCACGGCCTGCCCGAGGGCTTCATCCGCCGCCTCAACGCCACAAATCCCGACGCCAACGCATGGGCGCTGCTCGAGCGCAGCGAGGTCGACCTGGACGGCTTCGCCGAGCTGTTCGAGGCGGAGGCCGCCACCGCCGGGCACCGCATCGACGCACGCGCCATCCTCGGGCTCCTCGGTGGCGAGGTGCGCCCCGAGATGGTGGAGGCGCTGCGGCGGATCCGCGCCGCGGGGCTGCCGTTGGCGCTGCTCACCAACAACTTCGTGAGCGGCCCGGGGGGCGCCACGGCCGGTTCCCGGCCCGACATCGCCGAGGCGCTGGCGCTGTTCGACCACGTGATCGAGTCGTCGGTGGCGGGAGTGCGCAAGCCCGATCCCGCCGCCTACGACCTCGTGCTCGACCGCCTCGACGTGCCGGCCCACGAGGTCGTGTTCCTCGACGACCTCGGCGTCAACCTCAAGCCGGCCCGGGCCTTGGGCATGACCACCATCAAGGTGCTCGACGCCGACCAGGCCCTCACCGAGCTCGAGGCCGTGCTCGGCTTCCCGCTGCGCTAG